The following proteins are co-located in the Alcaligenes faecalis genome:
- a CDS encoding UDP-2,3-diacylglucosamine diphosphatase codes for MSNKLTLTGTIWIAADLHLGPDNPDTVQDFLQFLHSAQHQAHALILGGDIFNAWIGDDQIAHPAPWLAQVSEALRTFAQQHPLYLMRGNRDFLLDDTYARHVHATLLPDQVILDTSAGLILMSHGDEYCLDDLAYQRFRYWVRKPWLQKLYLACPLSLRQRIANSARAGSQRDKQYKSKDIMDVQPAAIVAACEAHAVHAMVHGHTHRPAVHDIPGFEPVRRWVLPDWESDSSEGERRGGYISIEGRQLCLHQWGKEDQCQTLGPQQV; via the coding sequence TTGTCGAATAAGCTCACGCTGACGGGCACCATCTGGATTGCCGCGGACCTGCACCTGGGTCCGGACAATCCAGACACCGTCCAGGATTTCCTGCAGTTTCTGCACTCCGCCCAGCATCAAGCTCATGCCTTGATCCTGGGCGGTGATATTTTCAATGCCTGGATTGGTGACGATCAAATCGCCCACCCTGCTCCCTGGCTTGCTCAAGTCAGTGAGGCGCTGCGCACGTTTGCGCAGCAGCATCCGCTTTATCTGATGCGCGGCAATCGCGACTTTCTGCTGGATGACACCTACGCCCGCCATGTCCACGCCACGCTATTGCCGGATCAAGTCATCCTGGACACCTCGGCCGGTTTGATTCTGATGTCACACGGCGATGAGTATTGTCTGGACGATCTGGCCTATCAACGCTTTCGCTATTGGGTACGCAAACCCTGGCTCCAGAAACTCTATCTGGCCTGCCCTTTAAGCTTGCGTCAGCGTATTGCCAATTCGGCCCGCGCCGGTAGCCAGCGCGACAAGCAATACAAATCCAAAGACATTATGGATGTGCAGCCAGCGGCGATTGTGGCGGCCTGCGAGGCACACGCTGTGCACGCCATGGTACATGGCCACACACATAGACCCGCCGTGCATGACATTCCCGGCTTCGAACCGGTACGCCGATGGGTACTGCCGGATTGGGAGTCGGACTCCTCAGAAGGAGAACGGCGTGGCGGTTATATCAGTATTGAAGGCAGACAGCTTTGTTTGCACCAATGGGGAAAAGAGGATCAGTGCCAGACACTGGGACCTCAGCAAGTTTGA
- the cysS gene encoding cysteine--tRNA ligase encodes MLRIYNSLSRSKEVFSPVEPGHVRMYVCGMTVYDFCHLGHARMLVSFDIVQRWLRASGYRVSYVRNITDIDDKIIRRAVERKQRMSQVTDFYIKAMHADEKALGVQSPDSEPRATQHVPDMLGIIAKLEENGLAYQSEDGDVNYAVRQFPGYGKLSGRSLDDLRAGERVALNSAKRDPLDFVLWKSAKEDEPAESKWESSYGLGRPGWHIECSAMSKALLGLPLDIHGGGPDLKFPHHENEIAQSEGAFGGQLANVWMHCGPLMVDSEKMSKSLGNFRRIRDTVAPEGLADEQSSYIANPREAEMLRFFIVRNHYRSLQNYAPDNLRDAQQALDRLYQTLQHVPAAEVQIDWTQGPALAFAEAMNDDFNTAGAIAVLFELAGQANREKDAQAAGLMRALGGVIGLLQVDPAVYWRASTRFGQAASVAGVDSLSDAQIDELLAERSQAKQNRDFARADAIREQLKEQGVELEDRPGGATQWRRA; translated from the coding sequence ATGTTGCGTATTTATAACTCGTTGTCACGCTCTAAAGAGGTGTTTTCTCCAGTTGAACCGGGCCACGTACGCATGTACGTCTGTGGCATGACGGTGTACGACTTCTGTCATTTGGGGCACGCTCGTATGCTGGTCAGCTTTGACATCGTGCAACGCTGGTTGCGGGCAAGCGGCTATCGCGTCTCGTATGTGCGCAACATTACCGATATTGATGACAAGATTATCCGCCGTGCTGTCGAGCGCAAGCAACGGATGTCCCAGGTCACGGACTTCTATATCAAGGCTATGCATGCCGACGAAAAGGCCCTGGGTGTGCAAAGCCCGGATTCGGAGCCACGTGCTACCCAGCACGTACCCGATATGCTGGGCATTATTGCCAAGTTGGAAGAGAACGGTCTGGCCTATCAGTCCGAAGACGGCGATGTGAACTACGCGGTGCGTCAGTTCCCCGGCTACGGCAAATTGTCGGGTCGCTCTTTGGATGACTTGCGCGCCGGTGAGCGTGTCGCCCTGAACTCGGCCAAGCGTGACCCTCTGGATTTTGTGCTGTGGAAGTCGGCCAAAGAAGACGAGCCAGCCGAATCCAAATGGGAATCGTCCTACGGCCTGGGCCGTCCAGGCTGGCATATTGAGTGCTCGGCCATGAGCAAGGCACTGCTGGGCTTGCCTCTGGACATTCACGGTGGTGGCCCGGATTTGAAGTTCCCCCATCATGAAAACGAAATTGCCCAATCGGAAGGCGCCTTTGGCGGCCAGTTGGCCAATGTCTGGATGCACTGCGGCCCCCTGATGGTGGATTCGGAAAAAATGTCCAAGTCCCTGGGCAACTTCCGTCGCATTCGCGATACCGTGGCGCCTGAAGGTCTGGCTGACGAACAAAGCAGCTACATCGCCAATCCGCGTGAAGCGGAAATGCTGCGCTTTTTTATTGTGCGCAACCATTACCGCAGCTTGCAGAACTACGCGCCGGACAACCTGCGCGACGCTCAACAGGCTTTGGATCGTCTCTACCAGACTCTTCAACACGTTCCTGCCGCTGAGGTTCAAATCGATTGGACTCAAGGCCCCGCTTTGGCTTTTGCCGAGGCCATGAACGATGACTTCAATACGGCTGGTGCCATTGCCGTTCTGTTCGAGCTGGCGGGTCAGGCCAACCGCGAAAAGGATGCGCAGGCTGCTGGCTTGATGCGTGCCCTGGGTGGTGTGATTGGTCTTTTGCAAGTGGACCCTGCCGTCTACTGGCGCGCCAGCACACGTTTTGGTCAAGCGGCCAGCGTGGCGGGTGTCGACTCCTTGAGCGATGCTCAAATTGACGAACTGTTGGCTGAACGCAGCCAGGCTAAACAGAACCGCGATTTTGCCCGTGCCGACGCCATCCGTGAGCAGCTTAAAGAGCAGGGCGTTGAGCTGGAAGATCGGCCAGGTGGAGCAACGCAATGGCGCAGGGCCTAA
- a CDS encoding DNA-3-methyladenine glycosylase 2 family protein — MAQGLNGVQSGPQVRLVGKPDYWDDACAQLMKRDRILRKLIPQHGDYWLQHQAPAFTTLVRSIVGQQLASRTADQLWRKLLDGCGQALSPKLIVELGYESLHGLGLPKRKAEYIVDLATHFDARKIDPQAWQSLPDEAVIADLCTIRGVGRWTADMFLIFNLHRPDVLPLDDAGLLKAISQHYFSGEPVSRFEAREVAQAWAPWCTVATWHLWRSLNTVAVRY, encoded by the coding sequence ATGGCGCAGGGCCTAAACGGCGTTCAATCCGGCCCTCAAGTTCGTTTGGTGGGCAAACCTGATTACTGGGACGACGCGTGCGCCCAGTTGATGAAGCGCGATCGTATCCTGCGCAAGCTCATCCCCCAGCATGGTGACTACTGGCTACAGCATCAGGCCCCGGCTTTTACCACGTTGGTGCGTTCTATCGTGGGCCAGCAACTGGCCTCGCGTACAGCGGATCAGTTGTGGCGCAAGCTGCTGGACGGTTGTGGCCAGGCCCTCTCGCCCAAACTGATTGTGGAGCTGGGCTACGAGTCCTTGCATGGTTTGGGTTTGCCCAAACGCAAGGCCGAATACATTGTTGATTTGGCGACGCACTTTGATGCTCGTAAAATCGACCCCCAGGCATGGCAGTCCCTGCCTGACGAGGCCGTTATTGCTGATCTGTGCACCATTCGTGGCGTGGGTCGCTGGACGGCAGATATGTTTCTGATTTTCAACTTGCACAGACCCGATGTTCTCCCTTTGGATGATGCGGGACTGCTCAAGGCAATCTCTCAGCACTATTTCAGCGGCGAGCCGGTATCCCGGTTCGAGGCGCGTGAAGTTGCCCAAGCGTGGGCACCGTGGTGTACGGTGGCTACCTGGCATCTGTGGCGCAGTCTGAACACAGTTGCGGTACGATATTAA
- a CDS encoding undecaprenyl-diphosphate phosphatase, producing MTEQTIYLLKALFLGIVEGITEFIPVSSTAHLLILGSWIDFSSGDAKVFEVVIQFGSILAVVWIFRARLIQLIMGTLRGDRTEMMFTRNLLIAFLPAAVIGALTIQYVKALFHHQIVFVFTLVLGGLLMLWVERKPQYAKHTADSDQGETATSQKATAFALEEITWKQALVVGFAQCIAMVPGTSRSGATIIGGMLAGIQRKTATEFSFFLAMPTMLAATVYDLYRNGASLSADQSSAIIVGFIAAFFSALFLVKAVLRFVSSRTYRPFAWYRIALGGVLFVWLMT from the coding sequence ATGACCGAGCAAACCATTTATTTGTTGAAGGCCCTGTTTCTGGGGATTGTTGAAGGTATTACTGAATTTATTCCTGTTTCCAGTACGGCACATTTGCTGATATTGGGTTCGTGGATCGACTTTTCTTCGGGCGACGCCAAGGTGTTCGAGGTCGTGATTCAGTTCGGTTCGATTCTGGCCGTGGTCTGGATTTTCCGTGCGCGTCTGATTCAACTGATCATGGGAACCTTGCGCGGTGACCGCACCGAGATGATGTTCACGCGCAATCTGCTGATCGCGTTTTTGCCCGCTGCGGTGATTGGTGCCTTGACGATTCAATACGTGAAAGCCTTGTTTCATCATCAGATTGTCTTTGTGTTCACGCTGGTGTTGGGGGGGCTGTTGATGCTGTGGGTAGAACGCAAACCGCAGTATGCAAAGCACACGGCAGACAGCGATCAGGGGGAAACTGCCACCTCGCAAAAGGCCACGGCCTTTGCTTTGGAGGAGATCACCTGGAAACAGGCTTTGGTCGTTGGTTTTGCTCAGTGCATTGCCATGGTGCCCGGTACGTCGCGGTCGGGGGCGACGATTATAGGTGGCATGCTGGCAGGTATTCAGCGCAAGACGGCCACGGAGTTTTCTTTCTTTCTGGCCATGCCCACCATGTTGGCCGCCACGGTTTATGACCTGTATCGCAACGGTGCGTCCTTGAGCGCAGATCAGAGCAGCGCGATTATCGTGGGTTTTATTGCCGCGTTCTTTAGCGCACTGTTCCTGGTGAAAGCCGTGCTGCGTTTTGTATCCAGCCGTACTTATCGTCCTTTTGCCTGGTATCGGATTGCGTTGGGCGGAGTATTGTTTGTGTGGTTGATGACGTAG
- a CDS encoding acetyl-CoA carboxylase carboxyltransferase subunit alpha gives MRNTFLEFEQPLAELEGKIEELRYVQSDSAVDISEELSRLQQKSQTLAKNIYAKLTPWQTALVARHPQRPYTLDYINQIFSDFHELHGDRMYADDLAIVGGLARFNGTPCMVIGHQKGRDTKERARRNFGMPRPEGYRKALRLMHLAEKFGIPVFTFVDTPGAYPGIGAEERGQSEAIGHNLFAMAKLRVPIISTIIGEGGSGGALAIAVGDVVSMLQYSTYAVISPEGCASILWRSADKAPVAAEALAITAPRLKELGLVDRVINEPIGGAHRDPTMMARQLGRALADALRQVSGLSTEQLLAQRMERLLAYGRYQEVRA, from the coding sequence ATGCGAAATACATTCCTGGAATTTGAGCAGCCTTTGGCCGAGCTCGAAGGCAAAATCGAAGAGCTCCGCTACGTGCAATCTGATTCCGCAGTGGATATTTCAGAGGAGCTCAGCCGTCTGCAGCAAAAAAGCCAGACGCTGGCCAAGAATATTTACGCCAAGCTCACGCCTTGGCAAACGGCCCTGGTTGCTCGCCATCCCCAACGTCCCTACACGCTGGACTATATCAACCAGATTTTCTCGGACTTTCATGAATTGCATGGTGACCGCATGTATGCGGATGACCTGGCGATCGTGGGAGGGCTGGCCCGTTTCAATGGCACACCGTGTATGGTCATTGGCCATCAGAAAGGTCGTGATACCAAAGAACGCGCCCGTCGCAACTTCGGCATGCCACGTCCCGAAGGGTATCGCAAAGCCTTGCGCCTGATGCATCTGGCAGAAAAATTCGGTATTCCGGTGTTCACGTTCGTGGACACCCCCGGTGCCTATCCCGGTATTGGTGCGGAAGAGCGTGGTCAGTCCGAGGCGATCGGCCATAACCTGTTTGCCATGGCCAAGTTGCGTGTGCCTATTATCTCCACCATTATTGGTGAAGGCGGCTCGGGTGGTGCTTTGGCGATTGCGGTCGGTGACGTGGTTTCCATGCTGCAATACTCCACCTACGCTGTGATCTCGCCCGAAGGGTGTGCCTCAATTTTGTGGCGTAGTGCGGATAAGGCTCCGGTGGCCGCAGAAGCCCTGGCCATTACTGCCCCGCGTCTGAAAGAGCTGGGTCTGGTCGATCGCGTGATCAATGAGCCTATTGGTGGTGCTCATCGCGACCCCACCATGATGGCGCGTCAATTAGGCCGTGCGCTGGCCGATGCCTTGCGCCAGGTTTCGGGCCTGAGTACCGAACAATTGCTGGCGCAGCGTATGGAACGTCTATTGGCCTACGGTCGTTATCAGGAAGTTCGTGCCTGA
- a CDS encoding tetratricopeptide repeat protein, translating into MSAQSLPDLPPPSARVNDPLLDIAPEPERGWKGLARALDVLAPSVDTSLPLSSAEISQRISTLIAQGRHADALQAIEKQLAQRKDRGEPGANVQLLFLKARALSASGDHNGAIRLYQNMTTYYPELPEPWNNLAAEYIAQDKLDMALEALKMALTADPSYALARANMGEVQLMLANDTYRQAAASGVPNAAQRAQQTGQILQQ; encoded by the coding sequence GTGAGCGCCCAATCCCTGCCCGATTTGCCCCCGCCCAGCGCACGGGTGAATGATCCCTTGCTGGATATTGCCCCCGAACCTGAACGTGGCTGGAAGGGACTGGCCCGCGCTCTGGACGTGCTGGCTCCCAGTGTTGATACGTCTTTGCCGCTTAGCTCCGCTGAAATCAGTCAGCGCATCAGCACCCTGATTGCCCAGGGCCGTCATGCCGACGCCTTGCAAGCCATTGAAAAACAACTGGCGCAGCGCAAGGACCGTGGCGAACCCGGTGCCAATGTGCAACTGCTGTTTTTGAAAGCGCGCGCCCTGTCGGCCAGTGGTGATCATAATGGCGCCATCCGCCTTTATCAGAACATGACCACCTATTACCCGGAGCTTCCCGAGCCCTGGAATAATCTGGCGGCTGAGTACATTGCGCAAGACAAGCTGGACATGGCATTGGAGGCCCTGAAAATGGCGTTGACTGCCGATCCGTCCTACGCACTGGCCCGTGCCAATATGGGTGAAGTCCAACTGATGCTGGCCAACGACACCTATCGTCAGGCAGCAGCCAGCGGTGTGCCCAACGCAGCCCAACGCGCGCAACAAACTGGCCAAATTCTGCAACAATAA
- a CDS encoding peptidylprolyl isomerase, giving the protein MSTSPRVQLQTNQGTILIELNAEKAPNTVANFVDYVSSGFYDGTVFHRVINNFMIQGGGFEADMKQKATNAPVKNEADNGLKNDKYTLAMARTSDPHSATAQFFINVADNDFLNFTAPTANGWGYAVFGRVIEGMDVVDKIKTVRTGNKGFHQDVPVEDVVLEKATLVE; this is encoded by the coding sequence ATGAGCACCTCCCCACGCGTCCAACTGCAGACGAACCAGGGCACCATCCTGATCGAACTGAACGCAGAAAAGGCCCCCAACACCGTCGCCAACTTTGTGGACTACGTGTCCAGCGGTTTTTATGATGGCACCGTGTTTCACCGTGTGATCAACAACTTCATGATCCAGGGTGGCGGCTTTGAGGCCGACATGAAGCAAAAAGCGACCAACGCTCCTGTCAAAAATGAAGCCGACAACGGTCTGAAGAATGACAAATACACCCTGGCCATGGCTCGCACGTCCGACCCGCACTCGGCTACCGCTCAGTTCTTCATCAACGTGGCTGACAACGACTTCCTGAACTTCACCGCACCGACCGCCAATGGCTGGGGCTACGCCGTATTTGGCCGCGTCATTGAAGGCATGGATGTGGTCGACAAGATCAAGACCGTACGCACCGGCAACAAGGGCTTCCATCAGGACGTTCCTGTTGAGGACGTCGTTCTGGAAAAAGCCACGCTTGTCGAATAA
- a CDS encoding inositol monophosphatase family protein → MHPMLNTAIKAARRAGTIISRASLDLQHLSVARKGPKDYVTEVDRAAEEAIIEVLSEAYPDHGFIGEETGERPPLEPAGEGTPEYQWVIDPLDGTTNFIHGFPCYAISIALMHRGQAAHAVIYDTNRNEMFTASRGGGAFLNDRRIRVSGQTRYHDALIGAHVPDSGAGVKPTSPFADMLAECAAVRRVGATVLDLAYVAAGRLDGFCAVNLKPWDLAAGTLLVTEAGGLVGDFEGEQTWKETGNVIAASPKIFIQMLSHLQD, encoded by the coding sequence ATGCACCCGATGCTCAATACCGCCATCAAGGCGGCTCGCCGTGCCGGCACCATTATCTCTCGCGCCAGTCTAGACCTCCAGCACCTGTCGGTTGCGCGTAAAGGCCCTAAAGATTATGTCACGGAAGTGGATCGCGCAGCAGAGGAAGCCATCATTGAAGTGTTGAGCGAAGCCTACCCTGATCACGGCTTTATCGGAGAGGAAACGGGCGAGCGTCCTCCGCTGGAACCTGCAGGCGAAGGCACCCCTGAATACCAGTGGGTCATTGATCCGCTCGATGGCACCACCAACTTTATTCACGGCTTTCCGTGCTACGCCATTTCGATTGCCTTGATGCACCGTGGTCAGGCTGCCCATGCCGTCATTTACGACACCAACCGCAATGAAATGTTTACGGCCAGCCGTGGCGGTGGTGCTTTCCTGAACGACCGTCGTATTCGTGTGTCGGGCCAGACCCGTTACCACGATGCCTTGATCGGTGCGCACGTGCCCGATTCGGGTGCAGGCGTGAAACCCACCTCCCCATTTGCCGATATGCTGGCCGAATGTGCGGCTGTGCGTCGCGTGGGTGCAACGGTTTTGGATCTGGCTTATGTGGCTGCTGGTCGTCTGGATGGTTTCTGCGCCGTCAACCTGAAACCCTGGGATCTGGCTGCCGGTACTTTACTGGTGACCGAAGCCGGTGGCCTGGTCGGCGACTTTGAAGGTGAGCAAACCTGGAAAGAAACCGGCAATGTGATTGCCGCCAGTCCGAAGATCTTTATCCAGATGCTGTCGCACCTGCAAGATTAA
- a CDS encoding TerC family protein, with amino-acid sequence MEWLMDPTVWVGLLTLVILEIVLGIDNLVFIAILVDKLPPAQRDRARVLGLSLALLMRLGLLTVMSHLVQLTDPLVSVLGLDFSGRDLIMIVGGFFLLLKGTLELHERIENRSAHASGSRMYASFWVIVAQIVVLDAVFSLDAVITAVGMVDHLPVMMAAVIIAIGIMLVASKPLTAYINSRPTVVILCLGFLLMIGFSLLVEGFGVHVPKGYLYAAISFSILIEMFNQLARRKLRLLQAGRPMRERTAEAVLRMLGKRPASGEAVIGPDLPGASAQMVFGQEERNMVSGVLTLSERTVHSVMTPRNAITWVNVQDDPEVLREKMTQEPHSMVPVCRGSLDEVIGIGRSKELLADLLIHGHIRVDQLRQPVFVYESIGILDLMETIKQSRGQLVLVTDEFGAIEGLVTPLDIFEAIAGDFPSEDEAPDIVQESQDHWVLDGSTDLHHLEQMLGVEGLVDEEEEYATLAGYLLTRFGQLPKVGDVCELEQHDAVYRFKVQELEGRRISQVSLERVPYDDEQIDPFLAS; translated from the coding sequence ATGGAGTGGTTGATGGACCCGACCGTTTGGGTTGGGTTGCTCACACTGGTAATTCTGGAAATTGTGCTGGGCATCGATAACCTGGTGTTCATTGCAATTTTGGTCGACAAGTTGCCTCCCGCGCAGCGTGATCGCGCTCGTGTGCTGGGCCTGTCCTTGGCCCTGTTGATGCGTCTTGGCCTGCTGACGGTCATGTCCCATCTGGTGCAGTTGACTGATCCTTTGGTGTCCGTGCTGGGCTTGGATTTCTCGGGCCGCGATCTGATCATGATAGTGGGCGGCTTTTTCTTGTTGCTCAAGGGCACGCTGGAGCTGCACGAGCGCATTGAAAACCGCAGTGCTCACGCCTCTGGGTCGCGTATGTATGCCAGCTTCTGGGTCATCGTGGCGCAGATTGTGGTGCTTGATGCCGTATTCTCTCTGGATGCGGTCATTACTGCCGTGGGGATGGTCGACCACCTGCCTGTCATGATGGCGGCGGTGATTATTGCCATTGGCATCATGCTGGTGGCCTCCAAACCGTTGACTGCATATATCAACAGCCGGCCTACGGTCGTCATTTTGTGCCTGGGCTTTTTGTTGATGATTGGCTTTTCCTTGCTGGTCGAAGGCTTTGGTGTACATGTACCCAAGGGTTACTTGTATGCGGCCATCTCCTTCTCCATCCTGATTGAAATGTTCAACCAGTTGGCGCGTCGCAAGCTGCGTCTGTTGCAGGCGGGCCGCCCCATGCGTGAACGCACGGCTGAGGCCGTGCTACGCATGTTGGGCAAGCGCCCCGCCTCGGGAGAGGCTGTCATTGGGCCGGATCTGCCTGGGGCATCGGCGCAAATGGTGTTTGGTCAGGAAGAGCGCAATATGGTGAGCGGTGTGCTGACCTTGTCCGAGCGCACCGTGCATTCGGTGATGACGCCACGCAATGCGATTACCTGGGTGAATGTGCAGGACGACCCAGAGGTCCTGCGTGAAAAAATGACACAGGAACCTCATAGCATGGTGCCGGTGTGTCGCGGTTCGCTCGATGAGGTTATTGGCATTGGTCGAAGCAAAGAGTTACTGGCAGATCTGCTGATTCATGGTCATATCCGTGTGGACCAATTGCGTCAGCCGGTCTTTGTGTACGAGTCCATCGGGATTTTGGACTTGATGGAAACCATCAAACAAAGCCGCGGTCAGTTGGTTCTGGTAACGGACGAGTTTGGGGCGATTGAAGGGTTGGTGACGCCCTTGGATATTTTTGAGGCTATTGCGGGCGACTTTCCCAGCGAGGATGAAGCTCCTGATATTGTCCAGGAGTCTCAGGATCATTGGGTATTGGATGGCTCCACGGATTTGCATCATTTGGAACAGATGCTGGGCGTGGAGGGGCTGGTGGATGAAGAGGAAGAGTATGCCACCTTGGCCGGCTATCTATTGACACGGTTTGGACAGTTGCCCAAGGTGGGTGATGTCTGTGAGCTTGAACAGCATGATGCCGTGTATCGCTTCAAGGTTCAGGAGCTGGAAGGGCGTCGCATTTCCCAGGTCAGTCTGGAGCGCGTGCCCTACGATGATGAACAAATCGATCCCTTCTTGGCATCTTAA
- the tilS gene encoding tRNA lysidine(34) synthetase TilS translates to MPDSLSSSQLWGFSPSPTLLEALDHHLGFKSGDSVAVALSGGADSAMLAVHAHLWASRRNVTLHFFHIHHGLQAIADQWQAHVHDLAARLQRPCHSLRVQVQSRRLSADGMESAARDARYQGLAELARFAGLQHILLAHHQDDQAETVLMRLLRGTGTTGLGAMAPHSLRDNLNYWRPWLEQPRALILQASEHFSAATGWHAVQDPTNTNPDYTRGAVRDLLTPVLDARWPGWQSRLQRQAQLSRETQAVLDSVARQDWLGLEPDETGRSFSLSAWRSLEPARQSMVIRHWLQEQGAGLPTHARLAELLRQLRGVHAQGHDRNLMWKHGPNLIRCVRGRVQIESACSGEQKSSLGADQSSK, encoded by the coding sequence GTGCCTGATTCATTGTCTTCCAGTCAGCTTTGGGGCTTTAGCCCCTCACCCACGCTGCTGGAGGCGCTTGACCACCACCTAGGTTTTAAAAGTGGCGATAGCGTCGCTGTTGCCTTAAGTGGTGGTGCGGACTCGGCAATGCTGGCGGTACATGCTCATCTTTGGGCCAGCCGCCGCAACGTCACACTTCATTTTTTCCATATTCATCATGGCCTGCAAGCCATTGCCGATCAGTGGCAAGCGCACGTGCATGATTTGGCTGCGCGTTTGCAGAGGCCCTGTCACAGCTTGCGGGTTCAAGTTCAGTCCCGCCGCTTGAGTGCTGATGGTATGGAGTCCGCCGCGCGTGATGCCCGCTATCAGGGCTTGGCTGAACTGGCGCGTTTTGCTGGCTTGCAGCATATACTGCTGGCCCATCATCAGGACGATCAGGCTGAAACTGTTTTGATGCGTTTGCTGCGAGGCACGGGCACAACCGGCCTGGGCGCGATGGCGCCTCATAGTCTGCGCGATAATCTGAACTACTGGCGACCTTGGCTGGAACAGCCCAGGGCACTCATTCTTCAAGCCAGTGAACATTTTTCGGCGGCCACAGGCTGGCACGCAGTACAAGATCCTACCAATACCAATCCTGATTACACACGGGGTGCGGTGCGCGACTTGCTCACGCCTGTGCTGGATGCGCGCTGGCCGGGTTGGCAAAGCCGTTTGCAACGACAAGCCCAGTTAAGCCGCGAGACGCAGGCAGTATTGGACAGCGTAGCCCGCCAGGACTGGCTGGGTCTGGAGCCGGATGAAACCGGCCGTAGCTTCAGTCTGAGCGCCTGGCGCAGTCTGGAACCGGCTCGGCAAAGTATGGTTATCCGTCATTGGTTGCAGGAGCAGGGCGCTGGTTTACCCACGCATGCCCGCCTGGCTGAGTTGTTGCGCCAGCTGCGGGGGGTGCATGCTCAGGGTCATGACAGAAATTTGATGTGGAAGCATGGACCGAACCTGATCCGCTGCGTGCGTGGTCGGGTGCAGATTGAATCTGCCTGTTCAGGTGAGCAGAAAAGCAGCCTGGGGGCCGATCAATCGAGCAAATAA
- a CDS encoding RNA methyltransferase, giving the protein MTQTQASAFDDNFHRVRFIMVQPSHPGNVGAAARAIKTMGFGDLCLVDPLDPDVAQNPQAISLASGAVDVLEQASIVPTLAHALEPVTLAFALTARPRYLGPPAADIRQTAELSREHLRQHAGTVAIVLGTERVGLTNEHISQCQYVCHIPANPEYSSLNVAQALQLAAWELRYALLAQSGASLLPNTDGKADPGKELAPQAKVQALLQHWEQAIESVKFLDPKHPKKLLPRMQHLFGRAQLSLDEVDMLRGLCTAMIKTAKAAGHPIPEQRKDESAGPEQR; this is encoded by the coding sequence ATGACTCAGACGCAAGCATCGGCATTTGATGATAATTTTCACCGGGTTCGCTTCATTATGGTGCAACCCAGCCACCCTGGAAACGTGGGCGCAGCAGCGCGAGCGATCAAAACCATGGGCTTTGGCGACTTATGTCTGGTCGACCCGCTAGACCCGGACGTTGCACAAAACCCTCAGGCAATCTCGCTGGCCAGCGGTGCCGTGGACGTTTTGGAGCAAGCAAGCATTGTTCCCACTCTGGCGCATGCACTGGAGCCGGTCACGCTGGCTTTTGCCTTGACGGCCCGCCCCCGCTACCTGGGACCACCGGCTGCCGACATACGCCAGACGGCCGAACTGAGCCGTGAACACCTGCGCCAGCACGCCGGAACCGTGGCCATTGTGCTGGGTACCGAGCGCGTGGGCCTGACCAACGAGCACATCAGCCAGTGCCAGTATGTCTGCCATATTCCGGCCAATCCTGAATACAGCTCCCTGAATGTCGCCCAGGCTTTGCAACTGGCCGCCTGGGAATTGCGCTACGCCCTGCTGGCGCAAAGCGGCGCCAGCCTGCTGCCCAATACCGATGGCAAGGCTGACCCTGGAAAAGAGCTGGCTCCGCAAGCCAAGGTGCAGGCCTTGCTGCAACACTGGGAACAGGCCATTGAGAGCGTCAAGTTCCTGGACCCCAAACACCCCAAAAAACTGTTGCCGCGCATGCAGCACTTATTTGGGCGTGCTCAGCTCAGCCTGGACGAAGTGGATATGTTGCGCGGCCTGTGTACCGCCATGATCAAGACCGCCAAAGCAGCGGGCCACCCTATTCCTGAACAGCGCAAAGACGAATCGGCTGGCCCTGAGCAACGATAA